The following are from one region of the Paracoccus sp. S3-43 genome:
- a CDS encoding sugar kinase: MRILSIGEAMVELGQADQPGLWRLGIAGDTLNTAWYLRRLLGADSQVDYLTRVGTGAFSQRMLDFLAAEGIGTAHIGRDPDREIGLYAISLKDGERSFAYWRDTSAARRLADDPAVLDAALEGAAVAYVSGITVAILPSEGRANLRAALTRARAAGTRVVFDPNLRPRLWADAATMRQGISDAAAGADLVLPSFDDEATHFGDADPQATVARYLALGAGQVVVKNGGGPIRFGGRDGCGAVTDLVPEAPVDSTAAGDSFNAGYLAAWLTGADCAAAIAAGHALSRKVIGHRGALVREAVATV; this comes from the coding sequence ATGCGGATCCTGTCGATCGGAGAGGCGATGGTTGAACTGGGCCAGGCGGACCAGCCGGGCCTGTGGCGGCTGGGGATCGCGGGCGACACGCTGAACACCGCCTGGTATCTGCGCCGCCTGTTGGGCGCGGACAGCCAGGTCGATTACCTGACGCGCGTCGGCACCGGGGCCTTTTCCCAGCGGATGCTGGATTTCTTGGCGGCCGAGGGGATCGGCACGGCCCATATCGGACGCGACCCTGACCGCGAGATCGGCCTTTACGCGATCAGCCTGAAGGATGGCGAGCGCAGCTTCGCCTATTGGCGCGACACATCGGCGGCCAGGCGGCTGGCGGACGATCCGGCGGTGCTGGACGCGGCGCTGGAGGGCGCGGCGGTCGCCTATGTCTCGGGCATCACCGTGGCGATCCTGCCGTCGGAAGGGCGCGCCAACCTTCGGGCGGCGCTGACGCGGGCGCGGGCGGCAGGGACGCGCGTGGTCTTCGACCCGAACCTGCGCCCCCGTCTGTGGGCGGATGCGGCGACCATGCGGCAGGGAATTTCAGACGCAGCGGCGGGGGCCGATCTGGTCCTGCCCTCTTTCGACGACGAAGCCACGCATTTCGGCGACGCCGACCCGCAGGCGACGGTCGCGCGTTATCTGGCGCTTGGGGCAGGGCAGGTGGTGGTGAAGAACGGCGGCGGGCCGATCCGCTTCGGCGGGCGGGACGGGTGCGGGGCCGTGACGGACCTTGTGCCCGAGGCGCCCGTGGACAGCACGGCGGCGGGCGACAGCTTCAACGCGGGCTATCTGGCGGCCTGGCTGACGGGTGCGGATTGCGCAGCAGCCATCGCGGCGGGCCATGCGCTGAGCCGCAAGGTGATCGGTCATCGCGGGGCCTTGGTGCGCGAGGCGGTAGCGACTGTCTGA
- the kduD gene encoding 2-dehydro-3-deoxy-D-gluconate 5-dehydrogenase KduD has protein sequence MNPFSLDGKVALVTGANTGIGQAIAVAMAQAGAEVIAAGRRDCDETLALIGQVSENRGRALRLDFSDPMAARDVFASERIDILVNNAGIIRRADAVDFTEADWDEVMDVNLKALFFTCQAFARAALPRGRGKIVNIASLLSFQGGIRVPSYTASKHGVAGLTKLMANEWAAQGLNVNAIAPGYIETNNTQALRADPARSAAILDRIPAGRWGRPEDIGQTAVFLSAPASDYINGAILNVDGGWLAR, from the coding sequence GTGAATCCGTTCTCGCTGGACGGCAAGGTGGCGCTTGTCACCGGCGCCAATACCGGCATCGGCCAGGCCATCGCCGTCGCCATGGCGCAGGCAGGGGCCGAGGTCATCGCCGCAGGCCGCCGCGACTGCGACGAGACGCTGGCGCTGATCGGCCAGGTTTCTGAAAACCGGGGCCGCGCGCTGAGGCTGGATTTCAGCGACCCGATGGCGGCGCGGGACGTGTTCGCGTCCGAACGCATCGACATTCTGGTGAACAACGCCGGCATCATCCGCCGCGCCGATGCGGTGGATTTCACCGAAGCCGACTGGGACGAGGTGATGGACGTGAACCTCAAGGCGCTGTTCTTCACCTGCCAGGCCTTCGCCAGGGCGGCCCTGCCGCGCGGGCGGGGCAAGATCGTCAACATCGCGTCCCTGCTGTCCTTCCAGGGCGGCATCCGGGTGCCGTCCTATACAGCGTCGAAACATGGCGTGGCGGGCCTGACCAAGCTGATGGCCAACGAATGGGCGGCGCAGGGCCTGAACGTCAACGCCATCGCGCCGGGCTATATCGAGACGAACAATACCCAGGCCCTGCGCGCCGATCCCGCCCGGTCCGCCGCCATCCTGGACCGGATCCCGGCGGGCCGCTGGGGCCGCCCCGAGGATATCGGCCAGACCGCCGTGTTCCTGTCCGCGCCCGCGTCCGATTACATCAACGGCGCGATCCTCAATGTCGATGGAGGCTGGCTTGCCAGATAG
- a CDS encoding 2-isopropylmalate synthase: MKAASWAAVVALLAGTVAADAQVVTKQYDDGGVYEGTFRNGRQHGRGSYTLPGGYRYEGDWVEGEILGQGRATFPNGSVYEGQFAEGKPNGSGTITYADGGTYKGDWVAGEITGKGEARYANGSVYVGDFVKGLHQGKGVLTQPNGYRYDGDWNAGVKEGQGKITYPDGAVYEGGMLAGQRAGKGRLTMADGLVYDGIWSAGQMSGTGVLVQGSGDRYEGQMLNGRREGRGVATYANGDVYDGEFKSDRRHGQGTFTGTDGYVYTGQWVDGRMEGQGQITYPDGSVYRGQMKADRPDGTGKITYPDGATYEGQWAAGVIQGEGKATYANGMVYEGGFRNARNHGQGRMTYPDGYVYTGAWAEGQRHGEGQATYADGTVYTGSFVNGLREGQGKLTTPDGFVYEGGWKAGEIDGSGVATYASGDRYEGNFVAGKRQGQGVMRYASGEVASGEWDQNRLIESDPAAEGQADTPPMPNEAANP, encoded by the coding sequence ATGAAGGCGGCAAGTTGGGCGGCTGTTGTGGCGCTGTTGGCGGGGACCGTGGCGGCGGACGCGCAGGTCGTGACCAAGCAATACGACGACGGCGGCGTCTATGAGGGCACCTTCCGCAACGGCCGCCAGCATGGCCGGGGCAGCTATACCCTGCCGGGCGGCTATCGCTATGAGGGCGACTGGGTGGAAGGCGAGATCCTGGGCCAGGGCCGCGCCACCTTCCCGAACGGGTCCGTCTATGAAGGCCAGTTCGCAGAAGGCAAGCCCAACGGCAGCGGCACCATCACCTATGCCGATGGCGGCACCTACAAGGGCGACTGGGTGGCCGGAGAGATCACCGGCAAGGGCGAGGCGCGCTATGCCAACGGGTCGGTCTATGTGGGCGATTTCGTCAAGGGGCTGCACCAGGGCAAGGGCGTGCTGACCCAGCCGAACGGCTATCGCTATGACGGCGACTGGAACGCCGGGGTCAAGGAAGGCCAGGGCAAGATCACCTATCCCGACGGCGCGGTCTATGAAGGCGGGATGCTGGCGGGCCAACGGGCGGGCAAGGGCAGGCTGACCATGGCCGACGGCCTTGTCTATGACGGCATCTGGTCGGCGGGGCAGATGTCGGGCACGGGCGTTCTGGTCCAGGGATCGGGCGACCGCTACGAAGGCCAGATGCTGAACGGCCGCCGCGAGGGCCGGGGGGTTGCCACCTATGCCAATGGCGATGTCTATGACGGCGAGTTCAAGTCCGATCGCCGCCACGGCCAGGGGACCTTCACCGGGACCGACGGCTATGTCTATACCGGCCAATGGGTCGACGGCCGGATGGAGGGGCAGGGCCAGATCACCTATCCCGACGGGTCGGTCTATCGCGGTCAGATGAAGGCCGACCGCCCCGACGGCACCGGCAAGATCACCTATCCCGACGGCGCCACCTATGAGGGGCAATGGGCCGCGGGCGTGATCCAGGGCGAAGGCAAGGCCACCTATGCCAACGGCATGGTCTATGAGGGCGGGTTCAGGAACGCCCGCAACCACGGGCAGGGCCGGATGACCTATCCCGACGGCTACGTCTATACCGGCGCCTGGGCCGAGGGTCAGCGCCACGGAGAAGGCCAGGCAACCTATGCCGACGGCACCGTCTATACCGGCAGCTTCGTCAACGGCTTGCGCGAAGGCCAGGGCAAGCTGACCACGCCGGACGGCTTTGTCTATGAGGGCGGCTGGAAGGCCGGAGAGATCGACGGCAGCGGCGTCGCCACCTATGCCAGCGGCGACCGCTACGAAGGAAATTTTGTGGCCGGCAAGCGGCAGGGACAGGGCGTGATGCGCTATGCCAGCGGAGAGGTGGCGTCCGGCGAATGGGACCAGAACCGCCTGATCGAAAGCGACCCCGCCGCCGAGGGCCAGGCCGACACGCCCCCGATGCCCAACGAGGCGGCGAACCCCTAG
- the uxuA gene encoding mannonate dehydratase, producing MRHTWRWFGPNDRVSVDDMLQAGVQGVVTALHHLPTGEIWSPEQIALRQAQLAAMRDGAPSGLEWEVVESLPVSEQIKTQSGDWRGHVANWTASMRNLHAAGIRVICYNFMPVLDWTRTDLEWRRPTGARCMRFDLTDFAAFDIHILERPGAAEDFPEDLRAAAARRFADMDDRARQQLAGNVVFGLPGAAEHLTMGDVRDLLQTYAPVTDAVLRRHFHDFLEQVAPVAQDLGMRLCCHPDDPPFPLLGLPRVMSTEADFAERIAAVDLPANGITLCSGSLGARHDNDLPGMMRRLGDRVHFLHLRNVRRDSDTVPASFFEDEHLSGQTDMVALIDAILAEESRRRAAGREDWRIPMRPDHGQDILDDIGRGGQPGYPAIGRLKGLAELRGVELALSRQHQTA from the coding sequence ATGCGACACACCTGGCGTTGGTTCGGTCCGAACGACCGCGTGTCGGTGGACGACATGCTGCAAGCGGGCGTCCAGGGCGTCGTGACGGCGCTGCATCACCTTCCCACGGGCGAGATCTGGTCGCCCGAACAGATCGCGCTGCGCCAGGCCCAGCTTGCCGCGATGCGCGACGGCGCGCCCTCGGGCCTGGAATGGGAGGTGGTGGAGAGCCTGCCGGTCAGCGAACAGATCAAGACCCAGAGCGGCGACTGGCGGGGGCATGTCGCGAACTGGACTGCATCCATGCGGAACCTGCACGCGGCGGGGATCCGGGTGATCTGCTATAACTTCATGCCGGTGCTGGACTGGACGCGCACCGACCTGGAATGGCGCCGTCCCACCGGCGCGCGCTGCATGAGGTTCGACCTGACCGACTTCGCGGCCTTCGACATCCACATCCTGGAACGCCCCGGCGCGGCCGAGGATTTCCCCGAGGATCTGCGCGCCGCCGCCGCCCGCCGCTTTGCCGACATGGATGACAGGGCGCGTCAGCAGCTTGCCGGAAACGTGGTCTTCGGCCTGCCCGGCGCGGCCGAGCATCTGACCATGGGCGATGTGCGCGATCTGCTGCAAACCTATGCCCCGGTGACGGACGCCGTGCTGCGCCGCCATTTCCACGACTTCCTGGAACAGGTGGCCCCGGTCGCGCAGGATCTGGGGATGCGGCTGTGCTGCCACCCGGACGACCCGCCCTTCCCGCTGCTGGGCCTGCCCCGCGTCATGTCGACCGAGGCCGATTTCGCCGAACGCATCGCCGCCGTGGACCTGCCCGCGAACGGCATCACGCTGTGTTCCGGCTCGCTGGGGGCGCGGCATGACAACGACCTGCCCGGCATGATGCGCCGCCTGGGCGACCGGGTGCATTTCCTGCATCTGCGCAATGTCCGCCGCGACAGCGACACCGTGCCCGCCAGCTTCTTCGAGGATGAACATCTGTCCGGCCAGACCGACATGGTGGCCCTGATCGACGCCATCCTGGCCGAGGAATCCCGCCGCCGCGCCGCCGGACGCGAGGACTGGCGCATCCCCATGCGCCCCGACCACGGCCAGGACATCCTGGACGATATCGGGCGCGGCGGCCAGCCGGGCTATCCGGCCATCGGGCGGCTGAAGGGGTTGGCGGAGCTGCGCGGGGTCGAACTTGCCCTGTCGCGTCAGCACCAGACCGCCTGA
- a CDS encoding GntR family transcriptional regulator produces the protein MDIARITIALSTSAQVHDWLRKRVQQGDLPPGMRISETEVAAAIGISRQPVREAFIRLASEGLAEVRPQRGTYISKISVQAVLSARFIREAVEADLARIVAEARPAEILDRMADEIARQHHADAAGSVEDFIESDDRFHHMLALAAGQDAVWADLERLKAQMNRLRHLSMRAFDRSFTIGQHQAILDALRQGDADAAEGAMRTHLRQMLTEVPQMAAAQPDYFTA, from the coding sequence ATGGACATCGCCCGCATCACCATCGCGCTCAGCACCTCGGCCCAGGTCCACGACTGGCTGCGCAAGCGCGTGCAGCAGGGCGACCTGCCGCCCGGAATGCGCATCAGCGAAACCGAGGTCGCCGCCGCCATCGGCATCAGCCGCCAGCCGGTGCGCGAAGCCTTCATCCGCCTGGCCAGCGAGGGCCTGGCCGAGGTCCGTCCGCAGCGCGGCACCTATATCAGCAAGATCTCGGTCCAGGCGGTCCTCTCGGCCCGCTTCATCCGCGAGGCGGTCGAGGCCGACCTGGCCCGCATCGTGGCCGAGGCCCGCCCCGCCGAAATCCTGGACCGCATGGCGGACGAGATCGCCCGCCAGCACCATGCCGATGCCGCTGGATCGGTCGAGGATTTCATCGAATCCGACGACCGCTTCCACCACATGCTGGCGCTTGCCGCCGGGCAGGACGCCGTCTGGGCGGACCTGGAGCGGCTGAAGGCGCAGATGAACCGGCTGCGGCACCTGTCGATGCGCGCCTTCGACCGCAGCTTCACCATCGGCCAGCACCAGGCGATCCTGGACGCCCTGCGCCAGGGCGACGCGGATGCGGCGGAAGGCGCGATGCGCACCCATCTGCGCCAGATGCTGACCGAGGTGCCGCAGATGGCGGCGGCCCAGCCCGACTATTTCACCGCATAA
- a CDS encoding mannitol dehydrogenase family protein → MEAGLPDRLYRDPATAGGIVHLGLGAFFRAHGAIYVAQAGGWGVTGVSLQSPGTRDRLKPQGWAYTAVELGQDGEVPQVVKVLRDVLVAPEDPQAVLDAMASPATHVVSLTVTEKGYCHEPSTGRLNPDHPDIRHDLANPLPRSAPGFLVRALAARRDAGLPPFTVLCCDNLPENGRVVRGVVGDLARLIDPALAEWIQATGAFPSTMVDRIVPATTPADLDRLEAATGTRDEAPVMHEPFRQWVIEDDFCGPRPAFERVGVQMVADVTPFEHMKLRMLNGTHSSLAYLGYLAGHETIAETMADPVFAGFVRSLWRDEIIPALTPPPGEDLAAYADALAARYANPAIRHRTWQIAMDGSQKLPQRILGTIAESRAAGRAVPGLTLAVAAWMRYASGRDEQGAAIEVKDPLAPRLAALWRDDPAQTVAGFLGLAGVFPPALREDAGFAADLTAALSGLVRDGSRAMVAGVAAVG, encoded by the coding sequence ATGGAGGCTGGCTTGCCAGATAGGCTTTACCGCGACCCCGCCACGGCGGGGGGCATCGTCCATCTGGGCTTGGGCGCCTTCTTCCGCGCGCATGGGGCGATCTATGTGGCCCAGGCGGGCGGCTGGGGCGTCACCGGCGTCTCGCTGCAATCGCCCGGCACACGCGACCGGCTGAAACCGCAAGGCTGGGCCTATACGGCGGTCGAGCTTGGCCAGGATGGGGAGGTTCCGCAGGTGGTGAAGGTGCTGCGCGACGTGCTGGTCGCGCCCGAGGATCCGCAAGCGGTGCTGGACGCCATGGCCTCGCCCGCCACGCATGTCGTCAGCCTGACGGTGACGGAAAAGGGCTATTGCCACGAACCCTCGACCGGCCGCCTGAACCCCGACCACCCCGACATCCGGCATGATCTGGCCAACCCGCTGCCGCGCTCCGCGCCCGGTTTCCTGGTCCGCGCCCTGGCCGCGCGCCGCGACGCTGGCCTGCCGCCCTTCACGGTGCTGTGCTGCGACAACCTGCCCGAAAACGGCCGGGTGGTGCGGGGCGTGGTGGGGGATCTGGCCCGGCTGATCGACCCGGCCCTGGCCGAGTGGATCCAGGCGACGGGCGCCTTCCCCTCGACCATGGTGGACCGCATCGTCCCCGCGACGACTCCGGCCGATCTGGACCGGCTGGAAGCGGCGACGGGCACCCGCGACGAAGCCCCGGTGATGCACGAACCCTTCCGCCAATGGGTGATCGAGGACGATTTTTGCGGTCCCCGCCCGGCTTTCGAGCGGGTCGGCGTGCAGATGGTCGCGGATGTCACGCCCTTCGAGCATATGAAGCTGCGGATGCTGAACGGCACGCATTCCAGCCTGGCCTATCTGGGCTATCTGGCGGGGCACGAAACGATTGCCGAAACCATGGCCGATCCGGTCTTCGCCGGATTCGTGCGCAGCCTGTGGCGGGACGAGATCATTCCCGCGCTGACGCCTCCGCCGGGCGAGGATCTGGCCGCCTATGCCGATGCGCTTGCCGCGCGCTATGCCAACCCGGCGATCCGGCACCGGACCTGGCAGATCGCCATGGACGGCAGCCAGAAGCTGCCGCAGCGGATCCTGGGCACCATCGCGGAAAGCCGCGCGGCGGGGCGCGCGGTGCCGGGGCTGACCTTGGCCGTGGCGGCCTGGATGCGCTATGCCTCGGGGCGCGACGAACAGGGCGCGGCGATCGAGGTCAAGGATCCGCTGGCCCCGCGCCTTGCCGCGCTGTGGCGGGACGACCCGGCCCAGACGGTGGCGGGGTTCCTGGGGCTGGCCGGGGTGTTCCCGCCCGCTCTGCGCGAGGATGCGGGCTTTGCGGCGGATCTGACGGCGGCGCTGTCGGGGCTGGTGCGGGACGGGTCGCGGGCGATGGTGGCGGGGGTTGCAGCGGTGGGGTGA